The proteins below are encoded in one region of Enhydrobacter sp.:
- a CDS encoding DUF2585 family protein has translation MQKPAAASLRAAWAAVLGIMVAQALVLHGMGRVWLCTCGAVRLWVGDIRSPEMSQQVTDWYTFSHVVHGILFYGLLRLLLPRLPILARLAIAVGIEATWEIAENTPWVIEAYRQQALARGYVGDSVLNSLSDTISMMIGFALAARLPWRATVAIAIIMEVSVGYLVHDNLTLNVLNFIHRFPAIEAWQSAVR, from the coding sequence GTGCAAAAGCCCGCGGCGGCGTCTTTGCGTGCGGCGTGGGCTGCCGTACTGGGCATCATGGTGGCGCAGGCGCTGGTCCTTCACGGCATGGGTCGCGTCTGGCTTTGCACCTGCGGCGCGGTCCGGCTGTGGGTGGGCGACATTCGATCGCCCGAGATGTCGCAGCAGGTGACCGACTGGTACACCTTCTCGCACGTCGTTCACGGCATCCTTTTCTATGGCTTGTTGCGGCTCCTCTTGCCACGCCTGCCGATTCTCGCGCGCCTGGCCATTGCCGTCGGAATCGAGGCCACATGGGAAATCGCCGAGAACACGCCGTGGGTGATCGAGGCCTATCGCCAGCAGGCGCTGGCCCGCGGCTATGTCGGCGACAGCGTCCTGAATTCGCTTTCGGACACGATATCGATGATGATCGGCTTCGCGCTGGCGGCCCGCCTGCCGTGGCGGGCGACGGTGGCGATCGCGATCATCATGGAAGTTTCCGTGGGCTATCTCGTCCACGACAATCTCACCCTCAATGTCCTGAACTTCATCCACCGCTTTCCGGCCATCGAGGCGTGGCAATCGGCGGTCCGATAG
- a CDS encoding adenylate/guanylate cyclase domain-containing protein: MPREHVERRLAAILAADVAGFSRLMGADEAGTARALREHRAALDPIVASHRGRIVKTTGDGMLLEFPSIVAAVECALAMQALMAERNAATPPDRRMLFRIGINLGDVLIENDDILGDGVNIAARLESIAEPGGIWISESSYQQVRDKLDIGFEDMGEQRLKHIARPVRAYRIPPDPTTAARSEAGPRLPDKPSIAVLPFQNMSHDPAQENFADGITEDITTALSRLHWFLVIARNSSFTYKGKAIDVRVIARELGVQYVLEGSVRRSGDRLRITAQLVDAATGNHIWAERYDRAVADIFELQDEITSNVVATIEPQLYAAEDYRAKRKLPESLDAWDCVARGLSLIMKMTKHDNAAAQELLRKAIAIDPSYAQAYSLLAFSLSLASSWGWQSSEDVLAPAWDAAQTAIRLDIDNPWAHLALGHLHRQRLELQDAVAEFRNAIALNPNFAFAHTHLGLALCFLGRGDEALVELDRAERLSPRDFQAGLNDIGRAIACFIDGRYRDGIEFARRAVRQSPDSAGAHHLVVVNSALAGATAEARAALASLKRLEPDLSLATLDMAVYAREEDRRRYREAFHVAGLE; the protein is encoded by the coding sequence GTGCCGCGCGAGCATGTCGAACGCAGGCTGGCAGCGATCCTGGCCGCCGACGTCGCCGGTTTCAGCCGGCTCATGGGCGCCGACGAGGCGGGCACGGCGCGGGCCCTGCGCGAGCATCGCGCGGCCCTCGATCCGATCGTGGCGAGCCACCGTGGCAGGATCGTCAAGACCACCGGCGACGGCATGCTGCTGGAATTTCCGTCCATCGTGGCCGCCGTCGAATGCGCCCTGGCCATGCAAGCGCTCATGGCGGAGCGGAACGCGGCGACGCCGCCGGATCGCCGGATGCTGTTCCGCATCGGCATCAATCTCGGCGACGTGCTGATCGAGAACGACGACATATTGGGCGACGGCGTCAATATCGCCGCTCGCCTCGAAAGCATCGCCGAGCCGGGCGGCATATGGATCTCCGAATCGTCGTATCAGCAGGTGCGGGACAAGCTCGATATCGGCTTCGAGGATATGGGCGAACAGCGCCTCAAGCACATCGCCCGACCGGTGCGCGCCTATCGAATACCGCCCGATCCGACTACTGCAGCACGGAGCGAGGCGGGCCCGAGACTGCCCGACAAGCCCTCGATCGCGGTGCTGCCTTTCCAGAACATGAGTCACGATCCGGCGCAGGAGAATTTCGCCGACGGGATCACCGAGGATATCACCACGGCGTTGTCGCGGCTTCACTGGTTTCTCGTCATCGCCCGGAATTCGAGCTTCACCTACAAGGGGAAGGCCATCGATGTCAGGGTGATCGCCCGTGAGCTGGGCGTGCAGTACGTGCTCGAGGGAAGCGTTCGCAGAAGCGGCGACCGGCTTCGGATCACGGCACAGTTGGTCGACGCGGCAACCGGCAACCATATCTGGGCCGAACGCTACGATCGCGCGGTCGCCGACATTTTCGAGCTGCAGGACGAGATCACGTCGAATGTCGTCGCGACGATCGAGCCCCAACTCTATGCGGCCGAGGACTATCGGGCGAAGCGCAAGCTTCCGGAAAGCCTCGATGCCTGGGATTGCGTCGCCCGCGGATTGTCGCTCATCATGAAGATGACGAAGCACGACAATGCCGCCGCGCAGGAGCTGCTCCGGAAGGCAATCGCAATCGATCCCTCCTACGCGCAAGCCTACAGCCTCCTGGCATTCTCGCTGTCGCTGGCCAGTTCATGGGGCTGGCAATCGTCGGAAGACGTTCTGGCGCCGGCCTGGGATGCGGCGCAAACGGCGATACGGCTGGATATCGACAATCCGTGGGCGCACCTCGCCCTCGGGCATCTGCATCGCCAACGTCTGGAACTGCAGGACGCCGTCGCCGAGTTCAGGAATGCGATCGCGCTCAATCCGAACTTCGCCTTCGCCCATACCCATCTCGGGCTGGCCCTGTGCTTCCTGGGACGAGGCGACGAGGCGCTGGTGGAGCTCGATAGGGCGGAACGTCTCAGCCCACGCGATTTCCAGGCCGGTCTCAATGATATCGGTCGGGCGATCGCCTGCTTCATCGACGGGCGCTACCGCGACGGGATCGAGTTCGCAAGAAGGGCCGTCCGGCAAAGCCCCGATAGCGCCGGAGCCCATCATCTCGTGGTCGTGAACAGCGCCCTGGCCGGCGCGACGGCGGAGGCCAGGGCGGCACTCGCGAGCCTGAAGCGCCTCGAGCCGGATCTCTCGCTCGCAACGCTGGACATGGCGGTCTATGCGCGCGAAGAGGACCGGCGGCGCTATCGCGAGGCGTTTCATGTCGCAGGTCTCGAGTGA
- a CDS encoding helix-turn-helix transcriptional regulator: MAPSPVAQKRALGDFLRAQRARLSPAGVGLPAGQRRRTPGLRREEVAQQCGMSVTWYTWLEQGRDVSASPQALASLAGALHLTPAERGYLFELAGKRDPAADDSGAEGMDVPPALADAVAAVKVPAYLLDHLWNARAWNAAAARLFVGWLDRDDDRNLLRYVFLNPMARKIIPDWNRRARRVLAEFRAESGRHIDDPALVATVDGLKGKSAFFARCWSDHEVVDRLGGERTFDHPGGGRLTYEQVAFTFASRTDFKLVMLLPRKGKESGR, encoded by the coding sequence ATGGCCCCTTCCCCAGTCGCGCAGAAGCGCGCGCTCGGCGATTTCCTGCGCGCCCAGCGTGCCCGCCTCTCGCCTGCCGGGGTCGGCCTGCCGGCCGGCCAGCGGCGGCGGACGCCAGGGCTGCGGCGCGAGGAAGTGGCGCAGCAGTGCGGCATGAGCGTGACATGGTACACTTGGCTGGAGCAGGGCCGCGATGTCTCCGCCTCGCCACAGGCGCTGGCATCGCTGGCCGGCGCGCTGCACCTGACGCCGGCCGAGCGCGGCTATCTGTTCGAACTGGCGGGCAAGCGGGATCCGGCCGCCGACGATTCCGGCGCCGAGGGCATGGACGTGCCGCCGGCATTGGCCGATGCCGTGGCGGCGGTGAAGGTGCCCGCCTATCTGCTCGACCATCTGTGGAACGCCCGCGCCTGGAACGCGGCCGCGGCCCGCCTGTTCGTCGGCTGGCTCGACCGCGACGACGACAGGAACCTGCTGCGGTACGTCTTCCTCAATCCGATGGCGCGCAAGATCATTCCCGACTGGAACCGCCGCGCACGGCGCGTGCTGGCCGAGTTCCGCGCCGAGTCGGGCCGTCATATCGACGATCCTGCCCTGGTGGCCACGGTCGATGGCCTCAAGGGCAAGAGTGCCTTCTTCGCGCGCTGCTGGAGCGATCATGAGGTGGTCGACCGGCTGGGCGGCGAGCGCACCTTCGACCATCCGGGCGGCGGCCGCCTGACCTACGAGCAGGTTGCCTTCACCTTCGCCAGCCGCACCGACTTCAAGCTGGTGATGCTGCTGCCGCGGAAGGGCAAGGAATCCGGACGGTAG
- the tkt gene encoding transketolase has translation MNDAATKDGVSLDQLCINTIRTLSIDAVQQAKSGHPGTPMSMAPVAYTLWQQFLRFDPEDPIWPNRDRFVLSAGHASMLLYSLLHLTGTRAVDAKYETLGELSVKLEDIERFRQLDSKCTGHPEYHLTSGVETTTGPLGQGCATSVGMAMAGTWMARYFNRPGFTMFDYDVYVLCGDGDMMEGVSSEAASLAGHLKLSNLCWIYDNNHVTIEGHTNLAFSEDVGRRFAAYGWKVRHVSDANKTDEVARAIAGFRRTRDAPTLIVVHSEIGYGSPHKQDTSEAHGEPLGDEEVKLTKRTYGWPEDARFLVPDGVREHFSQGIGQRAGKLRKAWERRLKSYAKEHPELADHIERMQTRELPDGWDAELPSFPADMEKGVATRTASGKVLNAISPRFPWLLGGAADLGASTGVRLTYQGASEFEADDDYSGRNLHFGIREHAMAAIMNGLALSKVRSYGATYLIFSDYLKPALRLSAIMEVPAIYVFSHDSIGVGEDGPTHQPVEQLIALRAIPGLITLRPADANETVEAWRVVMALKHQPACLILSRGALPVFDRTKYAAASGLARGAYVMADAEGGPPEVLLIGTGSEVKLCLTAYEDLKREGVKARVVSMPSWELFQMQDRAYREEVLPPAVKARVSVEAGSVLGWDHFVGERGAKIGMHTFGSSAPLKDLMKRFGFTPDAVLEAARQQLAEARK, from the coding sequence ATGAACGATGCGGCAACAAAAGACGGTGTTTCCCTCGACCAGCTTTGCATCAACACCATAAGGACGCTCTCGATCGACGCCGTGCAGCAGGCCAAGTCGGGACATCCCGGCACGCCGATGTCGATGGCGCCTGTCGCGTACACGCTGTGGCAGCAGTTCCTGCGCTTCGATCCCGAGGACCCGATCTGGCCCAACCGCGACCGCTTCGTGCTGTCGGCCGGCCATGCCTCGATGCTGCTCTACTCGCTGCTGCATCTCACCGGCACCAGGGCGGTCGACGCCAAGTACGAGACCCTGGGCGAGCTGTCGGTGAAGCTGGAGGACATCGAGCGCTTCCGTCAGCTCGACAGCAAGTGCACGGGCCATCCCGAATATCATCTGACCTCGGGGGTCGAGACCACGACCGGGCCGCTGGGCCAGGGCTGCGCCACCAGTGTCGGCATGGCGATGGCCGGAACCTGGATGGCGCGGTACTTCAACCGGCCCGGCTTCACCATGTTCGACTACGACGTCTACGTGCTGTGCGGCGACGGCGATATGATGGAGGGTGTATCGAGCGAGGCCGCCTCGCTGGCCGGCCATCTCAAGCTTTCGAACCTGTGCTGGATCTACGACAACAACCACGTGACCATCGAGGGCCACACCAATCTCGCTTTCAGCGAGGATGTCGGCCGACGTTTCGCAGCCTACGGCTGGAAGGTCCGCCATGTCTCCGATGCCAACAAGACGGACGAGGTGGCAAGGGCGATCGCCGGCTTCCGCCGCACCAGGGATGCACCCACGCTGATCGTGGTGCACAGCGAGATTGGCTACGGCTCGCCCCACAAGCAGGATACCTCGGAGGCGCACGGCGAGCCGCTGGGCGACGAGGAGGTGAAGCTCACCAAGCGGACTTATGGCTGGCCGGAGGATGCCAGGTTTTTGGTCCCGGACGGGGTGCGCGAGCATTTCAGCCAGGGCATCGGCCAGCGTGCCGGCAAGCTGCGCAAGGCCTGGGAAAGGCGGCTCAAGAGCTACGCCAAGGAACATCCCGAGCTCGCCGATCATATCGAGCGCATGCAGACGCGCGAGCTGCCGGACGGCTGGGACGCCGAGCTGCCCAGCTTCCCGGCGGACATGGAGAAGGGTGTCGCCACCCGCACGGCCTCGGGCAAGGTGCTCAATGCCATCTCGCCGCGCTTCCCGTGGCTCTTGGGCGGTGCCGCCGATCTCGGCGCCTCGACGGGCGTGCGGCTCACCTACCAGGGCGCCAGCGAGTTCGAGGCGGACGACGACTACTCGGGCCGCAATCTTCATTTCGGCATCCGCGAGCATGCGATGGCCGCGATCATGAACGGTCTCGCACTGTCGAAGGTGCGAAGCTACGGCGCGACCTACCTCATCTTCAGCGACTACCTGAAGCCTGCGCTCCGGCTCAGCGCCATCATGGAAGTGCCGGCGATCTACGTCTTCTCGCACGACTCGATCGGCGTCGGCGAGGACGGGCCGACGCACCAGCCGGTGGAGCAGCTCATCGCGCTGCGGGCCATTCCCGGCCTGATCACGCTGAGGCCAGCGGACGCCAACGAGACGGTCGAGGCCTGGCGCGTCGTGATGGCGCTGAAGCACCAGCCGGCCTGCCTGATCCTGAGCCGCGGCGCACTGCCGGTGTTCGACCGCACCAAGTACGCCGCCGCCTCCGGTCTGGCGCGCGGCGCCTACGTGATGGCCGACGCCGAAGGCGGTCCGCCCGAGGTGCTGCTGATCGGCACAGGCAGCGAGGTCAAGCTTTGCTTGACGGCTTACGAGGATCTGAAAAGGGAGGGCGTGAAGGCCCGCGTCGTCAGCATGCCGTCGTGGGAGCTGTTCCAGATGCAGGACCGGGCCTATCGCGAGGAGGTCCTGCCGCCCGCTGTCAAGGCGCGGGTTTCGGTTGAAGCCGGCTCCGTGTTGGGGTGGGATCACTTCGTCGGCGAACGCGGCGCCAAGATCGGCATGCACACCTTCGGCTCATCGGCTCCTCTCAAGGACCTGATGAAGAGGTTCGGCTTTACGCCGGATGCCGTGCTCGAGGCGGCGCGCCAGCAGCTTGCCGAGGCCAGAAAGTAG
- a CDS encoding 2-oxoglutarate and iron-dependent oxygenase domain-containing protein — translation MPQDLSASPPMIGGEIPLIDVSGFLAGDPQAAKRAAAELRFAFEKVGFYYLAGHGVPQSLIDATYAAAARFHAQPLEAKLAVRVDEHNIGYMPIARTPPPNAAAQGKKPSQNEAYFLRRERMPDDPDVISGRRFHAMNKWPADLPGFRETALAYMSTLETLCRKLVRLYALALDLPETFFDACFARPHLILRMSRYPVIDGADESIASLVPHTDSGFMTLLPPNRIQGLSILLPGGRWMDAPQVEGAFVVNGGDILHRWTNERFLSTPHRVRNVSGQVRYAIPFFCDPDHDTVIECLPTCRTDGQPAKYPPIRFGDYALWFATQRYEHLQGVKAPTAAEIAPGARATGRW, via the coding sequence ATGCCACAGGATCTGTCCGCGTCGCCGCCGATGATCGGCGGCGAAATTCCCCTGATCGACGTATCGGGCTTCCTCGCCGGCGATCCGCAAGCCGCCAAGCGAGCGGCGGCCGAGCTGCGCTTCGCCTTCGAGAAGGTCGGCTTCTACTACCTCGCCGGCCACGGCGTGCCGCAATCGCTGATCGATGCGACCTATGCAGCGGCGGCGCGCTTCCACGCCCAGCCACTGGAGGCCAAGCTCGCGGTCAGGGTCGACGAGCACAATATCGGCTACATGCCGATCGCGCGCACGCCGCCGCCGAACGCCGCCGCGCAAGGCAAGAAGCCGAGCCAGAACGAGGCCTATTTCCTGCGCCGCGAGCGCATGCCGGACGATCCCGATGTCATCTCCGGCCGCCGCTTCCACGCGATGAACAAATGGCCGGCGGACCTGCCCGGCTTCCGCGAGACGGCGCTCGCCTATATGAGCACCCTCGAGACGCTATGCCGCAAGCTGGTGCGCCTCTATGCGCTGGCGCTCGACCTGCCGGAGACCTTCTTCGATGCCTGCTTCGCGAGGCCGCATCTGATCCTGCGCATGTCGCGCTATCCGGTGATCGACGGCGCCGACGAATCGATCGCCAGCCTGGTGCCGCACACCGATTCGGGCTTCATGACGCTGCTGCCGCCCAACCGGATCCAGGGCCTGTCCATCCTGCTGCCCGGCGGCCGCTGGATGGACGCGCCCCAAGTCGAGGGAGCGTTCGTGGTGAACGGCGGCGATATCCTGCACCGCTGGACCAACGAGCGCTTCCTCTCGACGCCGCATCGCGTGCGCAACGTTTCCGGCCAGGTCCGCTACGCCATCCCCTTCTTCTGCGATCCCGACCACGACACGGTGATCGAATGCCTGCCCACCTGCCGCACGGACGGGCAGCCGGCGAAATACCCGCCGATCAGGTTCGGCGACTACGCGCTCTGGTTCGCGACTCAGCGCTACGAGCACCTTCAGGGCGTGAAGGCGCCGACCGCGGCCGAGATCGCGCCGGGAGCGCGCGCCACCGGCCGGTGGTGA
- a CDS encoding Crp/Fnr family transcriptional regulator, translated as MTPQELCHLHPFLAALTEAERRELLKHAHVRRLKADDIVFRKDDPGDGLYGVLAGRVVVTVQSVDGKELILNMFGAGEFFGEIALLDGKGRTATATAREPSELLFLSRAAFLPFLRQHHEAAVRIIAFLCERLRRTTGMVEDSAFLNVSTRLAKQLAVLAGLTTSPATAIRLSQEELAQTLGVSREVVSRQLAVWRDAGVVELGRGRIVVRDPAALDRIVAGG; from the coding sequence ATGACGCCGCAGGAGCTTTGCCATCTTCATCCTTTTCTCGCCGCTCTCACCGAGGCAGAGAGGCGGGAGCTGCTGAAGCATGCACATGTCCGACGCCTGAAAGCCGACGACATCGTCTTTCGCAAGGACGATCCGGGCGACGGGCTCTACGGTGTGCTGGCCGGACGGGTCGTCGTCACGGTCCAGTCGGTCGACGGCAAGGAGCTGATCCTGAACATGTTCGGCGCCGGCGAGTTCTTCGGCGAGATCGCCCTGCTCGACGGCAAGGGACGGACGGCGACGGCGACGGCCCGCGAGCCGTCGGAGCTGCTGTTCCTCTCCCGCGCCGCGTTCCTGCCGTTCCTGCGTCAGCACCACGAGGCGGCGGTGCGGATCATCGCCTTTCTGTGCGAGCGGCTGCGGCGCACGACCGGGATGGTCGAGGATTCCGCCTTTCTCAACGTATCGACGAGGCTTGCCAAGCAGCTCGCCGTGCTCGCCGGCCTCACGACGTCGCCGGCAACCGCCATCCGCCTGTCGCAGGAGGAGCTGGCGCAAACGCTCGGCGTGTCGCGCGAGGTCGTGAGCCGCCAGCTCGCCGTATGGCGCGACGCGGGCGTCGTCGAGCTCGGCCGCGGCCGCATTGTCGTCCGCGACCCGGCGGCGCTCGATCGGATCGTCGCTGGCGGATGA
- a CDS encoding SDR family oxidoreductase — MASPLFDLTGKVAVVTGSSKGIGKSIALHLALQGASVVVSSRKAPVCEEAAAEIRKAGGHATVIPCNISDKAQCQNLIAETRKQLGPVDILVCNAATNPYYGPTEKMPDEAFTKIMQNNILSNIWLINLCVPDMRAKKDGAVIIVSSIGGVRGTPVLGAYGISKAADMALSRNLAVELGPDNIRVNTVAPGLVKTDFAKALWDNPAYLNKRLQTAPLRRIGEPDDIGGIAVMLASKAGAFITGQTIIADAGVTIGS, encoded by the coding sequence ATGGCATCGCCGCTTTTCGACCTCACCGGCAAGGTCGCCGTCGTCACCGGATCGAGCAAGGGGATCGGCAAGTCGATTGCGCTGCATCTCGCGCTGCAGGGTGCGAGCGTCGTCGTGTCGAGCCGCAAGGCGCCGGTCTGCGAGGAGGCGGCGGCCGAGATCCGCAAGGCCGGCGGCCATGCCACCGTCATCCCCTGCAACATCTCGGACAAGGCGCAGTGCCAGAACCTCATCGCCGAGACCAGGAAGCAGCTCGGCCCGGTCGACATCCTGGTCTGCAATGCAGCGACAAATCCCTATTATGGGCCGACCGAGAAGATGCCGGACGAGGCCTTCACCAAGATCATGCAGAACAACATCCTGAGCAACATCTGGTTGATCAATCTCTGCGTGCCCGACATGCGGGCGAAGAAGGACGGCGCGGTGATCATCGTCTCGTCGATCGGCGGCGTGCGCGGCACGCCGGTACTGGGCGCCTACGGCATCTCCAAGGCGGCTGACATGGCGCTGTCGCGCAATCTCGCGGTCGAGCTGGGGCCGGACAATATCCGCGTCAACACCGTCGCCCCGGGCCTGGTCAAAACCGATTTCGCCAAGGCGCTGTGGGACAATCCGGCGTATCTCAACAAGCGCCTGCAGACGGCGCCGCTGCGCCGCATCGGCGAGCCCGACGATATCGGCGGCATCGCCGTCATGCTGGCGAGCAAGGCCGGCGCCTTCATCACCGGGCAGACGATCATCGCCGATGCCGGCGTGACCATCGGGAGCTGA
- the zwf gene encoding glucose-6-phosphate dehydrogenase, whose protein sequence is MSAAASDKATPAPPCALVIFGATGDLTRRLLVPALRNLKRDGLLADGLALIGVASRDVGDDGFRKHLRQGMEQFKAGSGDADIDWFVQRTHYVAGKFEDPAVYKALAAKLKDVETAHRTAGNVLFYLATPPKEFSVIVDQLGKAGLTREADGHWRRVIIEKPFGHDLSSAVALNKEILKTLDEDQIFRIDHYLGKETVQNIMVFRFANGFVEPLWNRDHIDNVRITVAETVSVEQRGRFYDQTGALRDMVPNHLFQLLTLIAMEPPSCFGADALRGEKAKVLDAVHRLGPEEARQNVVRGQYGAGIVDNRKIVPYRKAPDVPPQSTTETYVAMKLAVDNWRWAGVPFYLRTGKALARRRSYITVQFKQAPLALFRDTPVDRLPPNDLTLHIQPDEGVTLRFGVKMPGPAVRIGDVDMKFNYQDAFETTPSTGYETLVYDCMTGDASLFQRADSIEAGWRVVQPILDAWKEDGRADLPIYPAGSSGPEEADALLLRDGRRWRAISSDGLSDGD, encoded by the coding sequence ATGAGCGCGGCCGCCAGCGACAAGGCGACTCCCGCGCCGCCCTGCGCGCTGGTGATCTTCGGCGCGACCGGCGATCTGACGCGCCGCCTGCTCGTGCCCGCGCTGCGCAACCTCAAGCGCGACGGCCTGCTGGCGGACGGTCTGGCGCTGATCGGCGTCGCGTCGCGCGACGTCGGCGACGACGGCTTCCGCAAGCACCTGCGCCAGGGCATGGAGCAGTTCAAGGCCGGCAGCGGCGACGCCGACATCGACTGGTTCGTCCAGCGCACGCACTATGTCGCCGGCAAGTTCGAGGACCCGGCCGTCTACAAGGCGCTGGCCGCCAAGCTCAAGGACGTCGAGACAGCGCATCGCACCGCGGGAAACGTGCTGTTCTATCTCGCCACGCCGCCCAAGGAGTTTTCGGTCATCGTGGACCAGCTCGGCAAGGCAGGCCTGACGCGCGAGGCGGACGGCCACTGGCGGCGCGTGATCATCGAGAAGCCGTTCGGCCACGATCTCTCCTCGGCAGTGGCGCTCAACAAGGAGATCCTGAAAACGCTGGACGAAGACCAGATCTTCCGGATCGACCACTATCTGGGGAAGGAAACCGTCCAGAACATCATGGTGTTCCGCTTCGCCAACGGCTTCGTCGAGCCGTTGTGGAACCGCGATCACATCGACAATGTGCGCATCACCGTGGCCGAGACGGTGAGCGTGGAGCAGCGCGGACGTTTCTACGACCAGACGGGCGCGCTGCGTGACATGGTGCCGAACCACCTGTTCCAGCTCCTGACTCTGATCGCGATGGAGCCGCCGAGCTGCTTCGGTGCCGACGCGCTGCGCGGCGAGAAAGCCAAGGTGCTGGACGCGGTGCACCGCCTCGGTCCCGAGGAGGCCCGGCAGAATGTCGTGCGCGGCCAGTACGGCGCCGGGATCGTCGACAACCGGAAGATCGTGCCCTACCGCAAGGCGCCGGACGTGCCGCCGCAATCCACGACCGAGACCTATGTCGCGATGAAGCTTGCCGTCGACAACTGGCGCTGGGCCGGCGTGCCGTTCTATCTGCGCACCGGCAAGGCGCTGGCGCGGCGCCGCAGCTACATCACGGTGCAGTTCAAGCAGGCACCGCTGGCGCTGTTCCGCGATACGCCGGTCGATCGCCTGCCGCCCAACGACCTCACCCTGCATATCCAGCCCGACGAGGGTGTCACGCTGCGCTTCGGCGTGAAGATGCCCGGGCCGGCGGTGCGGATCGGCGACGTGGACATGAAGTTCAACTACCAGGATGCGTTCGAGACCACGCCCAGCACCGGCTACGAGACGCTGGTCTACGATTGCATGACGGGCGATGCCTCGCTGTTCCAGCGCGCCGACTCGATCGAGGCCGGCTGGCGCGTGGTGCAGCCGATACTCGACGCCTGGAAGGAGGATGGCCGCGCCGACCTGCCGATCTATCCCGCCGGCAGCTCGGGTCCGGAGGAGGCCGACGCGCTCCTGCTGCGCGACGGCCGCCGCTGGCGGGCAATCTCGTCCGATGGCCTGTCGGATGGCGACTAG
- the gnd gene encoding phosphogluconate dehydrogenase (NAD(+)-dependent, decarboxylating) yields the protein MQLGVIGLGRMGGNIVRRLTRAGHDCVVFDQNAATVKALVGDKVQGGQNLADLVKKLGKPRAVWVMLPAGEITENTVNELGSLLERGDTIIDGGNAFFHDDVRRARAMKQKGIHYVDCGTSGGVWGLQRGYCLMIGGEKEVVDRLDPIFATLAPGEGNIDKTPHREKRDPRVERGYLYCGPSGSGRFVKMVHNGIEYGIMQAYAEGFEIMQKAASEEVPEERRYTLDLADIAEVWRRGSVISSWLLDLTAMSLAEDPALSKFSGVVEDSGEGRWTVNAAIEEAVPADVLSAALFARFRSRDKEGTANKLLSAMRHAFGGHVEPK from the coding sequence ATGCAGCTAGGGGTGATCGGCCTCGGCCGGATGGGCGGAAACATCGTGCGGCGCCTGACGCGGGCCGGACACGACTGCGTGGTGTTCGATCAGAACGCAGCGACGGTGAAGGCGTTGGTCGGCGACAAGGTCCAGGGTGGGCAGAATCTCGCCGACCTCGTGAAGAAGCTCGGCAAGCCACGCGCCGTCTGGGTCATGCTGCCGGCAGGCGAGATCACCGAGAACACCGTGAACGAGCTCGGGTCGCTGCTGGAGCGAGGCGATACGATCATCGACGGCGGCAACGCCTTCTTCCACGACGACGTGCGCCGCGCCAGGGCGATGAAGCAGAAGGGCATCCACTATGTCGACTGCGGCACGTCGGGCGGGGTGTGGGGGTTGCAGCGCGGCTACTGCCTGATGATCGGAGGCGAGAAGGAGGTGGTCGACCGGCTCGATCCGATCTTCGCTACCCTGGCGCCGGGCGAAGGGAACATCGACAAGACGCCGCACCGGGAGAAGCGCGATCCGCGCGTGGAGCGCGGCTATCTCTATTGCGGCCCCTCGGGCTCGGGCCGCTTCGTCAAGATGGTCCACAACGGCATCGAGTACGGCATCATGCAGGCCTATGCCGAGGGCTTCGAGATCATGCAGAAGGCCGCCTCGGAGGAGGTGCCGGAGGAGCGGCGCTACACCCTCGACCTTGCCGACATTGCCGAGGTCTGGCGGCGCGGCAGCGTGATCAGCTCGTGGCTGCTCGATCTCACGGCCATGTCGCTCGCTGAGGATCCGGCCTTGTCGAAGTTCTCCGGCGTGGTCGAGGATTCGGGCGAGGGACGCTGGACGGTCAATGCGGCGATCGAGGAGGCGGTGCCGGCCGACGTGCTGTCGGCCGCGCTGTTCGCCCGCTTCCGCTCGCGCGACAAGGAGGGCACGGCGAACAAGCTCCTGTCGGCCATGCGGCACGCCTTCGGCGGCCATGTGGAGCCGAAATGA